A single Roseofilum capinflatum BLCC-M114 DNA region contains:
- a CDS encoding DUF2887 domain-containing protein, protein MKTDTLFYKVFQDFPQFFFEVCGLPPTRANLYTFTE, encoded by the coding sequence ATGAAAACTGATACCCTCTTTTACAAAGTCTTCCAAGATTTTCCCCAATTCTTCTTTGAAGTCTGTGGACTTCCCCCAACCAGAGCCAACCTCTACACCTTTACCGAATAA